A single genomic interval of Oceanithermus profundus DSM 14977 harbors:
- the rho gene encoding transcription termination factor Rho, which translates to MSKKKTTTETPQTYKELNAKILPELHLLAAQMGIKNYKKLGKDELIMAILEHQAQDEGLSLAKGYLETSPDGYGFLQDNVYNLDSRSVIVSAGLIKQFQLRTGDYIVGKARPPRENERYGTLIRVEAINGLEPAQAVKRPKFDELVPQFPDRQLKLETTPEELSTRVIDLLVPIGRGQRGLIVAPPKAGKTTLLKKIANAILENEPDVKVIVLLIDERPEEVTDFRESVEKAEVIASTFDEPPQNHIRVAEFVHERARRIVEEGGHVVILLDSITRLARANNLVTPPTGRTLSGGLDSAALHFPKRFLGAARNIRGGGSLTILATALVETGSRMDDVIFEEFKGTGNMELHLSRRLEERRIFPAIDILKSGTRREELLLGEEVLHKMWLLRKVLADMDPAEAMEMLLGRLKRTKSNQEFLATLAAK; encoded by the coding sequence ATGAGCAAGAAGAAGACCACCACCGAAACCCCCCAGACCTACAAGGAGCTCAACGCCAAGATCCTGCCCGAGCTGCACCTGCTCGCGGCGCAGATGGGGATCAAGAACTACAAGAAGCTCGGCAAGGACGAGCTCATCATGGCCATCCTGGAGCACCAGGCCCAGGACGAGGGGCTCTCCCTCGCCAAGGGCTACCTGGAGACCAGCCCCGACGGTTACGGCTTCCTCCAGGACAACGTCTACAACCTCGACTCGCGCAGCGTCATCGTCAGCGCCGGCCTGATCAAGCAGTTCCAGCTGCGCACCGGCGACTACATCGTCGGCAAGGCGCGGCCGCCGCGCGAGAACGAGCGCTACGGCACCCTGATCCGGGTCGAGGCCATCAACGGACTCGAACCCGCCCAGGCCGTCAAGCGCCCCAAGTTCGACGAGCTGGTGCCCCAGTTTCCCGACCGCCAGCTCAAGCTGGAGACGACCCCCGAGGAGCTCTCCACCCGCGTCATCGATCTGCTGGTGCCGATCGGGCGCGGCCAGCGCGGCCTCATCGTGGCCCCGCCCAAGGCGGGCAAGACGACGCTGCTGAAGAAGATCGCCAACGCCATCCTGGAAAACGAACCCGACGTCAAGGTCATTGTGCTGCTCATCGACGAGCGGCCCGAAGAGGTCACGGACTTCCGCGAGTCGGTGGAGAAGGCCGAGGTGATCGCCAGCACCTTCGACGAGCCGCCCCAGAACCACATCCGCGTGGCCGAGTTCGTGCACGAGCGCGCCCGCCGCATCGTCGAGGAGGGCGGCCACGTCGTCATCCTGCTCGACTCGATCACCCGCCTGGCGCGCGCCAACAACCTGGTCACCCCGCCCACCGGGCGCACCCTCTCGGGCGGCCTCGACTCGGCGGCGCTGCACTTCCCCAAGCGCTTCTTGGGCGCGGCGCGCAACATCCGCGGCGGCGGCTCGCTCACCATCCTGGCGACCGCGCTGGTCGAGACCGGCAGCCGCATGGACGACGTCATCTTCGAGGAGTTCAAGGGCACCGGCAACATGGAGCTGCACCTCTCGCGCCGGCTCGAGGAGCGGCGCATCTTCCCGGCCATCGACATCCTCAAGTCGGGCACCCGCCGCGAAGAACTGCTGCTCGGCGAAGAGGTGCTGCACAAGATGTGGCTGCTGCGCAAGGTGCTCGCCGACATGGACCCGGCCGAGGCCATGGAGATGCTGCTGGGTCGGCTCAAGCGCACCAAGTCCAATCAGGAATTCCTGGCTACCCTAGCGGCAAAGTAG
- the fsa gene encoding fructose-6-phosphate aldolase, which yields MKLYLDTANVQEIREVHALGVLAGVTTNPSLVAKALGEAGERFDSEAAFYARFTEIVREIAELVQAPVSAEALATDPEGMIAEGRKLAALNEHVVVKLPISEAGLRACRVLADEGVAVNMTLVFSANQALLAARAGARYVSPFLGRVDDIGWDGVELVRSIREIFDVHDLGTEIIAASVRHPQHVTAAALAGADIATVPYKVLKAMIKHPLTEIGIQRFLADWEKAKQEL from the coding sequence ATGAAGTTATACCTCGATACCGCCAACGTGCAGGAGATCCGTGAAGTCCACGCATTGGGCGTGCTCGCGGGGGTGACCACCAACCCCAGCCTGGTCGCGAAGGCGCTGGGCGAAGCCGGCGAGCGCTTCGACAGCGAGGCGGCGTTCTACGCGCGCTTCACGGAGATCGTTCGCGAGATCGCCGAGCTGGTGCAGGCCCCGGTCTCGGCCGAGGCGCTGGCCACCGACCCCGAAGGCATGATCGCGGAGGGGCGCAAGCTGGCCGCCTTGAACGAACACGTCGTCGTCAAGCTGCCCATCTCCGAGGCGGGGCTCCGGGCCTGCCGGGTGCTGGCGGACGAGGGCGTCGCGGTCAACATGACCCTCGTCTTCTCGGCCAACCAGGCGTTGCTCGCCGCCCGCGCCGGCGCCCGCTACGTCAGCCCCTTTCTGGGCCGCGTCGACGACATCGGCTGGGACGGCGTCGAACTGGTCCGTAGCATTCGCGAGATCTTCGACGTGCACGACCTGGGAACCGAGATCATCGCCGCCTCGGTGCGCCACCCGCAGCACGTCACCGCCGCCGCCCTGGCGGGGGCCGACATCGCCACGGTTCCTTACAAGGTCCTGAAGGCCATGATCAAGCACCCGCTGACCGAGATCGGCATCCAGCGCTTCCTGGCCGACTGGGAGAAGGCGAAGCAAGAACTATGA
- the ileS gene encoding isoleucine--tRNA ligase, with the protein MFQPVEDVHFPKLEEAVLEFWRTHRIVEKSFAANEGAEQYTFYEGPPTANGRPGVHHAQARSYKDLFPRFKLMQGYHVPRKAGWDTHGLPVELEVEKKLGLKHKREIEAYGIDRFNEACRASVFEYEGEWRKFTERIAFWVDLDDAYRTLDPSYIESVWWSLGELWKKDLLYRDYKVVPYCPRCGTPLSSHEVAQGYAEITDPSVYVRFPLKRPEAIGLEGASVSLLVWTTTPWTLPGNAAAALNPDFDYAAFRVGDEVLVLEEGLGRRILGEETEVVRRWKGRELEGLDYAPPFDFAKPDTRAWYTVLADYVTKVDGTGIVHQAPAFGAEDMEIARRYGLPVLRTVDDEGKLTVGPWKGTFFRDANKAIVRDLRDRGLLFKREDYLHNYPHCWRCKTPLMYYATETWFIKNTAYKDRLIELNEQINWVPEHIKHGRYGDWLKNLVDWALSRNRYWGTPLPIWVCDDCGKEELIGSFADLERRWGRPLPADFDPHRPHVDAIELTCEGCGGTMKRVPYVIDVWYDSGSMPFAQHHHPFENREVFARSFPADFISEGIDQTRGWFNSLHQLGTMLFDSVAFKNVICHGLMLDEAGLKMSKSRGNVVDPWSIISEFGADALRWYVYVSAPPEANRRFGPNLVRDVVRDYFLTLWNTYKFFVTYANLDRPDLTAPPPVAERPEMDRWLVARLQELVRQVTERLETYDPTGSARALRRFVVEELSQWYVRRNRRRFWKNEDAADREAAYATLWEALVTVTHLTAPFTPYLAEALYQNLVRSVREDAPESVHLARWPRAEAAFEDLELVRWMDAVIEVVDLARSARAKSGVKTRIPLPELLVTAPTAAARQGLEHFAAELADELNVKRVRVAGPDEALLSYRIKPNLPKLGPKYGRDLPKVRQALAAADPAAVARAVREGRAVELEGFTLEPDEVLVEALAPEGYVALEKEGYLAALDTRYDEALYLEGLARELVRALQQARKEMDLHVADRIRVGFEATGRFARALETHGERVAEETLALELTPGALPGAFETHIEDAEDGQVRFWIQRA; encoded by the coding sequence CTGTTCCAACCCGTCGAGGACGTCCACTTTCCCAAGCTGGAAGAAGCGGTGCTCGAGTTCTGGCGCACCCACCGCATCGTCGAGAAGAGCTTTGCGGCCAACGAAGGGGCCGAGCAGTACACCTTCTACGAAGGCCCCCCGACGGCCAACGGCCGTCCCGGCGTGCACCACGCCCAGGCGCGCAGCTACAAGGACCTCTTTCCGCGTTTCAAGCTGATGCAGGGCTACCACGTGCCCCGCAAGGCCGGCTGGGACACCCACGGCCTGCCGGTGGAGCTGGAGGTCGAGAAGAAGTTGGGCCTCAAACACAAGCGCGAGATCGAGGCCTACGGCATCGACCGCTTCAACGAGGCCTGCCGCGCCTCGGTCTTCGAGTACGAGGGCGAGTGGCGCAAGTTCACCGAGCGCATCGCCTTCTGGGTCGACCTCGACGACGCCTACCGCACCCTCGACCCCAGCTACATCGAGTCGGTCTGGTGGAGCCTGGGCGAGCTGTGGAAGAAGGATCTCCTCTACCGCGATTACAAGGTGGTGCCCTACTGCCCCCGCTGCGGCACGCCGCTTTCGAGCCACGAGGTGGCCCAGGGCTACGCCGAGATCACCGACCCCTCGGTCTACGTCCGCTTCCCGCTCAAACGGCCCGAAGCCATCGGGCTGGAGGGCGCCTCGGTGAGCCTGCTCGTCTGGACCACCACCCCCTGGACGCTCCCCGGCAACGCCGCAGCCGCGCTCAACCCCGACTTCGACTACGCCGCCTTTCGCGTCGGCGACGAGGTGCTCGTCCTCGAGGAAGGGCTGGGGCGGCGGATCTTGGGCGAGGAAACCGAGGTGGTGCGGCGCTGGAAGGGGCGCGAGCTGGAGGGGCTCGACTACGCGCCCCCCTTCGACTTCGCCAAGCCCGATACCCGCGCCTGGTACACCGTTCTCGCCGACTACGTCACCAAGGTCGACGGCACCGGCATCGTGCACCAGGCCCCGGCCTTCGGCGCCGAAGACATGGAGATTGCCCGCCGGTACGGCCTGCCGGTCCTGCGCACCGTCGACGACGAGGGCAAGCTGACCGTCGGTCCCTGGAAGGGCACCTTCTTCCGTGACGCCAACAAGGCGATCGTGCGAGACCTGCGTGACCGCGGCCTCCTCTTCAAGCGCGAGGACTACCTGCACAACTACCCGCACTGCTGGCGCTGCAAGACGCCGCTGATGTACTACGCCACCGAGACCTGGTTCATCAAGAACACCGCCTACAAGGACCGACTGATCGAGCTCAACGAGCAGATCAACTGGGTTCCCGAGCACATCAAGCACGGCCGCTACGGCGACTGGCTGAAGAACCTGGTGGACTGGGCGCTCTCGCGCAACCGCTACTGGGGCACCCCACTGCCCATCTGGGTCTGCGATGACTGCGGCAAGGAAGAGCTGATCGGCAGCTTCGCCGACCTCGAGCGCCGCTGGGGCCGCCCCCTGCCCGCGGACTTCGACCCCCACCGCCCGCACGTGGACGCCATCGAGCTGACCTGCGAAGGCTGCGGCGGCACGATGAAGCGGGTCCCCTATGTGATCGACGTCTGGTACGACTCGGGCTCCATGCCTTTCGCCCAGCACCACCACCCGTTCGAGAACCGGGAGGTCTTCGCGCGCAGCTTCCCCGCTGACTTCATCTCCGAGGGGATCGACCAGACCCGCGGCTGGTTCAACAGCCTGCATCAGCTGGGCACGATGCTCTTCGACTCGGTGGCCTTCAAGAACGTGATCTGCCACGGCCTCATGCTCGATGAGGCGGGGCTCAAGATGTCGAAGTCGCGCGGCAACGTCGTGGACCCCTGGTCGATCATCTCCGAGTTCGGGGCAGACGCGCTGCGCTGGTACGTCTACGTCTCCGCACCGCCCGAGGCGAACCGCCGCTTCGGGCCCAACCTGGTGCGCGACGTGGTGCGCGACTACTTCCTGACGCTGTGGAACACCTACAAGTTCTTCGTGACCTACGCCAACCTCGACCGCCCCGATCTCACCGCCCCGCCCCCGGTGGCCGAGCGGCCCGAGATGGACCGCTGGCTGGTGGCGCGGCTGCAGGAGCTCGTGCGCCAGGTGACCGAGCGGCTCGAGACCTACGACCCCACCGGCAGCGCCCGGGCGCTGCGGCGCTTCGTGGTCGAGGAGCTCTCCCAGTGGTACGTCCGCCGCAACCGGCGGCGCTTCTGGAAGAACGAGGACGCCGCCGACCGCGAGGCCGCCTACGCCACGCTCTGGGAGGCTCTGGTCACGGTCACCCACCTGACCGCCCCCTTCACCCCCTACCTGGCCGAGGCGCTTTACCAGAACCTGGTGCGCTCGGTGCGAGAAGACGCCCCCGAGTCGGTGCACCTGGCCCGCTGGCCGCGCGCCGAGGCCGCGTTCGAGGACCTTGAACTGGTGCGTTGGATGGACGCAGTCATCGAGGTGGTGGACCTCGCCCGCTCGGCGCGCGCCAAGTCGGGGGTCAAGACCCGCATCCCCCTGCCCGAGCTGCTCGTGACCGCGCCCACGGCCGCGGCCCGCCAGGGGCTCGAGCACTTCGCCGCCGAGCTGGCCGACGAGCTGAACGTGAAGCGGGTGCGCGTGGCCGGGCCCGACGAGGCCCTGCTCAGCTACCGGATCAAGCCCAACCTGCCCAAGCTGGGCCCCAAGTACGGGCGCGACCTGCCCAAGGTGCGGCAGGCGCTCGCGGCCGCCGACCCCGCCGCCGTAGCGCGCGCGGTGCGCGAGGGCCGCGCCGTCGAGCTCGAAGGTTTCACGCTGGAGCCGGACGAGGTGCTCGTCGAGGCGCTGGCCCCCGAGGGCTACGTCGCCCTCGAGAAGGAGGGGTACCTGGCGGCGCTCGACACCCGCTACGACGAGGCGCTCTACCTGGAAGGGCTGGCCCGCGAGCTGGTGCGGGCGCTGCAGCAGGCGCGCAAGGAGATGGACCTGCACGTCGCCGACCGCATCCGCGTGGGCTTCGAGGCCACGGGCCGCTTCGCCCGGGCGCTCGAAACCCACGGCGAGCGCGTCGCCGAGGAGACGCTGGCGCTCGAGCTCACCCCGGGCGCGCTTCCCGGCGCCTTCGAGACCCACATCGAGGACGCCGAGGACGGCCAGGTGCGTTTCTGGATCCAGCGGGCCTGA
- a CDS encoding site-2 protease family protein — MLIQLLAQDPLAFVVLVTVLTFSLVLHELGHGVAAYLFGDDTARRMGRLTLNPLKHLDPMGVLLLLFVGVGWAKPVPIDTTRLRPYRAGLFAVSIAGIVINLTLAALFGFLLYALKEAQPQAVYFALVERQPAGWAGLLSLVAFYAGLINLILALFNLVPVPPLDGSRILMALVPVRYHPLIWQLDRYALYTFVLIIADMQLNGPISRMLDWAQGLYFHAIFG, encoded by the coding sequence ATGCTCATTCAGCTCCTCGCCCAAGATCCCCTGGCCTTCGTCGTCCTCGTCACCGTCCTGACCTTTTCGCTGGTGCTGCACGAGCTCGGCCACGGGGTGGCCGCCTACTTGTTCGGCGACGACACCGCCCGCCGGATGGGCCGCCTCACCCTCAACCCCCTCAAGCACCTCGACCCCATGGGGGTGCTGCTGCTGCTCTTCGTGGGCGTGGGTTGGGCCAAGCCGGTGCCCATCGATACGACGCGCCTGCGCCCTTACCGCGCGGGCCTGTTCGCGGTCTCCATCGCCGGAATCGTCATCAACCTGACGCTCGCGGCGCTGTTCGGCTTCCTGCTCTACGCGCTCAAGGAAGCCCAGCCCCAGGCCGTCTACTTCGCCCTCGTCGAGCGCCAGCCCGCGGGCTGGGCCGGGTTGCTCAGTTTGGTGGCCTTCTACGCCGGGCTGATCAACCTGATCCTGGCGCTGTTCAACCTGGTCCCGGTGCCGCCGCTCGACGGATCGCGCATCCTCATGGCGTTGGTGCCGGTGCGGTACCACCCGCTCATCTGGCAGCTCGACCGCTACGCGCTCTACACCTTCGTGCTCATCATCGCCGACATGCAACTGAACGGGCCCATCTCGCGCATGCTCGACTGGGCCCAGGGCCTCTACTTCCACGCCATCTTCGGCTAA
- a CDS encoding site-2 protease family protein, protein MGLLAYLSQPLVFLVAFAAAAFGLVVHNLVQAWLADRYGDALPRRMGFLTLDAKTHLDPLGLLFLALLGFGWPRSVPFRLNGSKGLIVALSGPVGFLLSAFVYLLVAGLLPRSLGLDQIALGLQVAAGVMVIEAAVFLFPVPPLDGARAIYAAGSYEARRFMDQLASYGPIGFILIFLVLSYTGVLGAVQAGLMGLLQTLLRLMGL, encoded by the coding sequence ATGGGACTTCTCGCTTACCTTAGCCAGCCGCTCGTCTTCCTCGTGGCCTTCGCCGCCGCCGCCTTCGGCCTGGTCGTGCACAACCTGGTGCAGGCCTGGCTGGCCGACCGCTACGGCGACGCGCTTCCGCGCCGGATGGGGTTCCTCACCCTCGACGCCAAGACCCACCTCGACCCACTGGGCCTGCTCTTCCTGGCCCTCCTGGGTTTTGGCTGGCCCCGCAGCGTCCCCTTCCGCCTGAACGGCTCCAAGGGGTTGATCGTGGCGCTTTCGGGGCCGGTGGGCTTCCTTCTCTCCGCCTTCGTCTACCTCCTGGTCGCGGGCCTGCTGCCGCGGTCCTTGGGCCTCGATCAGATCGCCCTTGGTCTGCAGGTCGCGGCGGGCGTTATGGTCATCGAAGCGGCCGTCTTCCTCTTCCCGGTGCCGCCGCTCGACGGCGCCCGCGCCATCTACGCGGCGGGAAGCTACGAGGCGCGGCGGTTCATGGACCAGCTGGCCTCCTACGGGCCGATCGGTTTCATCCTGATCTTCCTCGTCCTTAGCTACACCGGCGTGCTGGGTGCGGTTCAGGCGGGCCTGATGGGCCTGCTGCAGACCCTGCTGCGCCTGATGGGATTGTAG